The sequence ATTGTATTCTTTCACCAAAACTACTTTATTGAGAGGAACCATTCAGTCAGTCATGATAAGTTATAACGTTAATATCATATATTCAATACCTAGAAATATTCCTGAACATTTTCTCTTGTCCCTACCTCAGGCACAGTGTGTGTAGCCTGCAGTTTCCCCTTCATCTTCAACCTGTGCATCACCTGTTCAACGTCTCCAGACTGGGCACAGTTCATCTACTACGTACCGTTTGTCGTCATCTTCCAGTTTGGCTGGGCGTCCACACAGATCTCCCACCTGGCCCTCATTCCAGACTTAGCCAGTAGTCCCTCGCTGCGAGTGGAACTCAACGCCATCAGGTCTGGCTTGTTGATAGATTTAAATGCTAAAATCATACACAAAGTTAagtgcttaccaacaagctttcgaccagTTCTCTGGTCCTTCTGAAGTTGATTCGACCAGAAGCCTGCGTCACTTGACCTGAGTGGAAGTGTGAcatcagcaatgggtcaaaggtacCGGGTAGTCGGTATTGGCCCCTGTCTCTGTTGAGGAATGGTCTGGCTTCTTGAGTGCctactttatcattatgataaatgCAGCCATAAGTGTGGCTTTCTCCTGCTGTCTATTTCCATATGTATGGTCTATTGGGCCTTAACAATATCTGATTTTATAAAACAACAGGCCTTAAACAAGGCCCtccttacaaaatgtatgtgcaaGCTTGTTAGATCactgtttatttgttcataGTGTCTTAGAAACACATACGAGAAACGTTATACTGTACAATGTTCCTCATATTATTTTCATTAGTAAGTACTTTGGAAATCTGTTGGAGAttcaaaaaaacaatttttctctTCATGCATTATcttttttaatttctgtataatTCATTAAAAAACAAAGATATTATTTATTTAAATCTCTGACATAGGGGGCAATGTTTCCATCAAGatgggtatacatgtacagggctcgaaatagtgggtgcatgtgcacccagtgcacccaaaattggagctgtgcacctaatttttgactctgggtgcactggtgcacctatatatttttgtagcctatagggttaaggtactatcgtacactagtatacagaatattcttgaaatgtaagtataaaaaacagcatgataactttttgctgtactttatttaatgtatcatttgtttgaaattttgaagttagctatagaattacagattgaagttcttaagaaaggcagcagcgttaaactttgtaattatgttctgaagaacattcaactttattttatctggtgcacccaaaattcttcttgtgcacccaattttttgagttgggtgcaccagtgcacctattcccaaagatgaattttgagccctgatgtacatgtatggccatGACAAGCCAAACTGATTATTGCTAATTTTGCTGCTTTCTCAGATATGCGTTTACAGTACTTGCGAATGTGGCGGTGTATGCTATAGCGTGGTTACTCCTGGGTTTAGAGGACAGGTCAAACCACCATGACCTTTCACCTGAAGATGCAGACGAATTTAGGGTAAGCTTGGCAGTAGATTGACCATCAATTACGTTGTGTACTGAAAAAGATTATttaatttgtttgtattttgacaAGGTTGTTACTGAACGATATATTGTTTCAAGGTCCACCACAATGGTCAAAAACAATACTAGTAGCCACATGATTTCGCTTACTCACTCTCCGGTCTTTGAACTCAAAATAGGTTTGAGTACCTATTTTGTTGTGCTATGTGCTACAGTTGATTAGCAGCTACTGAAATTGCTGAAATTTTTAACGTCTATATCTCAGTATGCTATCAATAGTCAGTTGGTAGTCATTGGAAAATCTCTGAAGAAGGTTTACATGATCCTATCCAGCagtatataagttataacattatattggaactacatgtattggtaAAGTAATAACAGCAGTGAGCCAATGTTAATATCTTGATATTGGATGATTTGTTCTTCCAGAACCTTGCCTTCATCGCCATTGGTATTGGGCTGtttttttccttcatctttcacATGGGAACAAACGAGCCGCTCCGGCCTCACAGGGCAGAGAGTGTGACAGAGGACCAACCTAACGTTCAGGTATTCTTaagcttgcttacttgcttatgtcaagCCTTTCCAGTCTCGTGTCATGATGTCTCCCCATACGTGGTCCTCTTATAGTCTTCTTGATAATATGTTCTTCTCATAGCCTATTCCAACTTTTCTTGACTGTATTTTAAGATGCATGTATACAGTTATTTGTCATACAATATTGGAATAGACGGGAAAGAAAGTTAAATTCAAATGTAGAGTGTATATAACAACTGGGTATTCAGGAATGAAATATAGAAGTCATCCTCAGGCAACGTTTATGTCTTGTTTCTAATTAGTTTAAGATAGTATGGTATTGTAAGATGTAAACATTATGTGATGTTTTATGAAGATATTAGACAAAGTTGAGTTGTGTTTGAGTTTTGTATCCTGAGATATGGCAAGAAAGATGAACTGAAGCATGAAGTCACTGTGATTTGTATGAAGGTTCCTCTATGACGTTAATCAACATAGTAAAAGTTTTACACAATATAAAGCCCTCACCAACAAACTAGTGTCAGTCCTTTGACCCTTCTTGAGTTGAAATGACCTGAAGCGATGTTGTTTACTTGCAGGAGGATGAAGAAAATGAACCCATTATTAAGAAAGCCAGGAGAAGAAAAATGAGCTGGAAATGTTGGTTAAAAGAGGTCCAGTTTTATCAGGTAAGCACACGGTGCATGACATGTTTTTACCAGACGACATGTCTGCCTTCTATGATGAGAAGCACTGGATAGCTAATATAGATGGCAAAATGGTCAAAACAATAGGTTTGCTTGATCAGTTTATTACAGCCTGAAACTCCTTGCCCTAGAACTTAAACTTGAAAGGTTTTCGATATGATGTTGGTGAAGCATCAAGACCAATGGAGTTATACTACTGACACATTTTTATTGTCTGTATATTCACTGTTCTGCTGCTAGGTGGCTCTTCTGTACATGTGCACACGGTTGATGGTGAACATGACACAAGTATACATGCCACTTTACCTCACCGACACCCTCAACTTGGACAAGGTAGGCTCTCAGCTTAAGTGTACAAGTACCCTGTTATAATTTCCACAGATACAACAATAGATACAATGTCTTTGTATTTATTAAAGATCATTATGCCTATAGACTTTGGAATGTCTTCAAGTGGAATGCTGTAAGTGTTTGAGCCTTATCCATTCTGACgaaaatgtatttgcttctTCACAGGCATATATTGCAACCATACCCCTGGTCACATACTTGAGTGGTTTCTTGTCTTCCTTTGCCATGAAGGGTGTTAACAAAGCCGTGGGAAGGAAGGTAAGGCACACCTGTCAAATGTCACATGTACTCAGTCTCATCTTTTGGTCACTCAATGGTGATTCTATGTATGACATACTCTGGCGACCCCAAATTTTACtctgtgtgtgttgtttgtgatGTTTCAGATGACATTTTTCCAGggagtgatgtgtgtgttgtttgtaaTCAATGTAATGTTTTAGATGACATTTTTCCTGggagtgatgtgtgtgttgtttgtaaTGTTTCAGATGACATTTTTCcaggtagtgatgtgtgtgttgtttgtggtgTTTCAGATGACATTTTTCCTGGGAGTTATGTGTGTGGTGTTTGTAATCAATGTAATGTTTCAGATGACATTTTTCCTGggagtgatgtgtgtgttgtttgtaaTGTTTCAGATGACATTTTTCCTGggagtgatgtgtgtgttgtttgccTGTGACTGGATGTGGATGCCTAACATCGGTCTGCAGGTGTATG comes from Branchiostoma lanceolatum isolate klBraLanc5 chromosome 2, klBraLanc5.hap2, whole genome shotgun sequence and encodes:
- the LOC136428102 gene encoding major facilitator superfamily domain-containing protein 12-like isoform X1, whose amino-acid sequence is MSDPQPRGHRTLPRSRRFTYGVGHVLNDLCASMWFSYLLVYFHKVVNFSNVLAGQLLMVGQVSDALCTPFVGYESDRTRSGCGYGRRKIWHLIGTVCVACSFPFIFNLCITCSTSPDWAQFIYYVPFVVIFQFGWASTQISHLALIPDLASSPSLRVELNAIRYAFTVLANVAVYAIAWLLLGLEDRSNHHDLSPEDADEFRNLAFIAIGIGLFFSFIFHMGTNEPLRPHRAESVTEDQPNVQEDEENEPIIKKARRRKMSWKCWLKEVQFYQVALLYMCTRLMVNMTQVYMPLYLTDTLNLDKAYIATIPLVTYLSGFLSSFAMKGVNKAVGRKMTFFLGVMCVLFACDWMWMPNIGLQVYGAAVLLGVGGSTVLVTSLSMTADLIGENLESGAFVYGAMSFTDKLSNGLAVTLVQTLHPCSDEKVMCKQAPCDSTTSVCCDACQSYYQQVMVYVPGGVGLLALLVLATLIWKPIGIKTEVTERQMESSAEHVPVEYGAIKSTPHVEPSDDSTDVTCDA
- the LOC136428102 gene encoding major facilitator superfamily domain-containing protein 12-like isoform X3 → MSDPQPRGHRTLPRSRRFTYGVGHVLNDLCASMWFSYLLVYFHKVVNFSNVLAGQLLMVGQVSDALCTPFVGYESDRTRSGCGYGRRKIWHLIGTVCVACSFPFIFNLCITCSTSPDWAQFIYYVPFVVIFQFGWASTQISHLALIPDLASSPSLRVELNAIRYAFTVLANVAVYAIAWLLLGLEDRSNHHDLSPEDADEFRNLAFIAIGIGLFFSFIFHMGTNEPLRPHRAESVTEDQPNVQEDEENEPIIKKARRRKMSWKCWLKEVQFYQVALLYMCTRLMVNMTQVYMPLYLTDTLNLDKAYIATIPLVTYLSGFLSSFAMKGVNKAVGRKMTFFLGVMCVLFACDWMWMPNIGLQVYGAAVLLGVGGSTVLVTSLSMTADLIGENLESGAFVYGAMSFTDKLSNGLAVTLVQTLHPCSDENVCCDACQSYYQQVMVYVPGGVGLLALLVLATLIWKPIGIKTEVTERQMESSAEHVPVEYGAIKSTPHVEPSDDSTDVTCDA
- the LOC136428102 gene encoding major facilitator superfamily domain-containing protein 12-like isoform X2, which encodes MSDPQPRGHRTLPRSRRFTYGVGHVLNDLCASMWFSYLLVYFHKVVNFSNVLAGQLLMVGQVSDALCTPFVGYESDRTRSGCGYGRRKIWHLIGTVCVACSFPFIFNLCITCSTSPDWAQFIYYVPFVVIFQFGWASTQISHLALIPDLASSPSLRVELNAIRYAFTVLANVAVYAIAWLLLGLEDRSNHHDLSPEDADEFRNLAFIAIGIGLFFSFIFHMGTNEPLRPHRAESVTEDQPNVQEDEENEPIIKKARRRKMSWKCWLKEVQFYQVALLYMCTRLMVNMTQVYMPLYLTDTLNLDKAYIATIPLVTYLSGFLSSFAMKGVNKAVGRKMTFFLGVMCVLFACDWMWMPNIGLQVYGAAVLLGVGGSTVLVTSLSMTADLIGENLESGAFVYGAMSFTDKLSNGLAVTLVQTLHPCSDEKVMCKQAPCDSTTSVCCDACQSYYQQVMVYVPGGVGLLALLVLATLIWKPIGIKTEGMMIEKSSQQPGGGELETLDDSCQSTESEM